A window from Haloarchaeobius amylolyticus encodes these proteins:
- a CDS encoding ribonuclease H-like domain-containing protein translates to MSRADPARVLALPPRFVADAPDAALRDPFEHFDPDAVFLTGESPDRRAQAALVVTADDRPLLIPGDPSHQGGPVTVGGIELFVAPDHETLATIADHERCDHEGEGTLDTATETFVVSNLLDVSVDTTTLSASLDGREPYEAALGDASGSYTHISGALPSDYRREWDSSDADDTPNRNPNALTVHGAGTADDDAVTCLDLYPDGTVSVETLSTARLGLRAISGVGETRADALRRAGYRTRADVADATPGDIETLDGFGASTARSVVEAAAAMTEGRVVLTADASLPTGDPVFIDVETDGLAPSVIWLVGVLDPTTGNYMSFRQRDPDAPGEPIEAFMSWLVANARGRPIVAYNGWNFDFGAIHDQVVEHCPRYVDDWTSTYRFDPYEWAVKDGNAVLPGLTNRLPDVAEALGWPGDETGLTGATVARRYREWVADPDECSPDWESFEAYCEDDVRALAHVYDELANSNRLLSTGSDGSTDRDTGTQGSLSDW, encoded by the coding sequence ATGTCCCGCGCCGACCCGGCCCGTGTGCTCGCCCTGCCGCCCCGGTTCGTCGCGGACGCGCCGGACGCCGCACTCCGGGACCCGTTCGAGCACTTCGACCCGGACGCCGTGTTCCTCACCGGCGAGTCGCCGGACCGGCGCGCTCAGGCTGCCCTCGTCGTCACCGCCGACGACCGACCGCTGTTGATCCCTGGCGACCCGTCGCACCAGGGCGGGCCAGTCACGGTCGGCGGTATCGAGCTGTTCGTCGCGCCCGACCACGAGACGCTGGCGACCATCGCGGACCACGAACGTTGTGACCACGAAGGGGAGGGGACCCTCGATACCGCCACCGAGACGTTCGTCGTGAGCAATCTCCTCGACGTCTCGGTCGACACGACGACCCTCTCGGCCAGCCTCGACGGCCGCGAACCGTACGAAGCCGCGCTCGGAGACGCCTCGGGTTCCTATACGCACATCTCGGGCGCACTCCCGAGCGACTACCGTCGGGAGTGGGATTCGAGCGATGCAGACGACACACCGAACCGAAATCCGAACGCCCTCACGGTCCACGGGGCCGGTACCGCGGACGACGACGCAGTCACGTGTCTCGACCTCTACCCCGACGGGACGGTCTCTGTCGAGACGCTCTCGACGGCCCGCCTCGGCCTCAGGGCCATCTCCGGCGTCGGCGAGACCCGCGCAGATGCCCTGCGCCGCGCCGGCTACCGGACCCGGGCCGACGTGGCCGACGCGACGCCCGGTGACATCGAGACGCTCGACGGTTTCGGTGCCTCGACCGCCAGAAGCGTGGTCGAGGCGGCTGCAGCCATGACCGAGGGTCGGGTCGTGCTCACCGCGGACGCGTCGCTCCCGACCGGCGACCCCGTCTTCATCGACGTGGAGACGGACGGTCTCGCGCCGAGTGTCATCTGGCTCGTCGGGGTCCTCGACCCCACGACCGGGAACTACATGAGCTTCCGCCAGCGCGACCCCGACGCGCCGGGCGAGCCGATCGAGGCGTTCATGTCCTGGCTGGTCGCCAACGCCCGCGGCCGCCCTATCGTGGCCTACAACGGGTGGAACTTCGACTTCGGTGCCATCCACGACCAGGTCGTCGAGCACTGCCCGCGCTACGTCGACGACTGGACCTCGACCTACCGGTTCGACCCGTACGAGTGGGCCGTCAAAGATGGCAACGCCGTCCTTCCGGGGCTCACCAACCGCCTGCCCGACGTGGCCGAGGCTCTTGGCTGGCCCGGTGACGAGACCGGCCTGACCGGCGCGACGGTCGCGAGACGATACCGAGAGTGGGTCGCCGACCCAGACGAGTGTTCACCCGACTGGGAATCGTTCGAAGCCTATTGCGAGGACGACGTGCGCGCCCTCGCACACGTCTACGACGAACTCGCCAACTCGAACCGGCTACTGAGCACGGGAAGCGACGGGTCCACCGACCGCGACACCGGGACCCAGGGGTCGCTCTCTGACTGGTAG
- a CDS encoding DICT sensory domain-containing protein, which translates to MSLLEFIHDLGDVDRTLTVVNRTETDIVQSMLEELFEGQPVTVTESGSGPAAEEDRVLVDGGGEGDGGPPVSSSLESIGNAVLFVNSDTYISGSRSLDEVETPEAILKLADTPFSMVGYPDTRKQKFLLIEISRYIEAKAWQAGTGAIHSGFQTLSRINDERGTRQVYDKLASTGLDVHVYGIPNWTPGPDSPLEPHGEDGDEELRRSWFVIFQHPTDPAQDAGLVCYEVGRNEWQGFWTFDHERVDTVLDYVTTRFHYGSS; encoded by the coding sequence GTGAGCCTACTCGAGTTCATTCACGACCTCGGTGACGTCGACCGGACGTTGACAGTCGTGAATAGAACCGAGACAGACATCGTCCAGAGCATGCTGGAGGAACTCTTCGAGGGGCAGCCGGTCACCGTCACCGAGTCGGGTTCGGGACCGGCAGCCGAAGAGGACCGCGTGCTCGTCGACGGCGGCGGCGAGGGCGACGGCGGACCACCGGTGTCCTCGTCGCTCGAATCCATCGGAAACGCGGTGTTGTTCGTCAACTCCGACACCTACATCTCCGGGTCCCGGTCGCTGGACGAGGTGGAGACACCCGAGGCGATCCTGAAACTCGCAGACACCCCGTTCTCCATGGTCGGCTATCCCGACACGCGCAAACAGAAGTTCCTGCTCATCGAGATCTCGCGCTACATCGAGGCGAAAGCGTGGCAGGCCGGGACGGGCGCCATCCACTCGGGGTTCCAGACGCTCTCGCGCATCAACGACGAGCGCGGGACGCGACAGGTGTACGACAAGCTCGCCTCGACAGGACTCGACGTCCACGTCTACGGCATTCCGAACTGGACACCAGGCCCCGACTCTCCTCTCGAACCGCATGGCGAGGACGGAGACGAAGAGCTCCGCCGGTCCTGGTTCGTCATCTTCCAGCACCCGACCGACCCCGCACAGGACGCGGGGCTGGTCTGCTACGAGGTCGGCCGCAACGAGTGGCAGGGGTTCTGGACGTTCGACCACGAGCGCGTCGATACCGTCCTGGACTACGTCACGACGCGCTTTCACTACGGTTCTTCCTGA
- a CDS encoding Cdc6/Cdc18 family protein, producing MTNADDLFVREDAIFANKELLEINHLPDEGRIVGRDEEISNLANAVNPAIFGQSPSNVLIFGKTGTGKSLCAKYVSNRLTQTAGEEGVNAEYAYVDCAQDSTETQAVQTIAKSLNDPDETDITIPDKGISTSTYYKRLWVILDQLYDVSLVILDEIDKLDNDDILMQLSRAGEAGKITNCKIGVIGISNKIKYKDRMDERVKSSLCEREYVFPPYDASQLREIMTARRDAFKQGVLDDGVIPRAAALAAREHGDARKAIDMLRYAGEIAQSKGAETVQEGYVTEARERAETDRFRELIRGSTPHSRYVLQALTVLSLNEPDEGGFRTTRIYDMYEQICRQAGTSALSLRRVRDLLKEHAFLDIIEQSRHSGGSAEGSYTEHQLLEDPEVLRKVLTETEDEE from the coding sequence ATGACGAACGCGGATGACCTATTCGTCCGGGAGGACGCTATCTTCGCCAACAAGGAACTCCTCGAGATCAACCACCTGCCGGACGAGGGTCGCATCGTCGGGCGGGACGAGGAGATATCCAACCTCGCGAACGCGGTGAACCCGGCGATATTCGGCCAGAGCCCGAGCAACGTGCTCATCTTCGGGAAGACGGGGACGGGGAAGTCGCTGTGTGCGAAGTACGTCTCGAACCGCCTCACCCAGACCGCGGGCGAGGAAGGGGTGAACGCGGAGTACGCCTACGTCGACTGCGCGCAGGATTCCACGGAGACGCAGGCGGTCCAGACCATCGCGAAGTCCCTGAACGACCCCGACGAGACGGACATCACCATCCCCGACAAGGGTATCAGCACCTCGACGTACTACAAGCGACTCTGGGTCATCCTGGACCAGCTCTACGACGTCTCCCTCGTCATCCTCGACGAGATCGACAAACTCGACAACGACGACATCCTGATGCAGCTCTCGCGCGCCGGCGAAGCCGGGAAGATCACCAACTGCAAGATCGGCGTCATCGGCATCAGTAACAAGATCAAGTACAAGGACCGGATGGACGAGCGCGTCAAGTCCAGTCTCTGCGAACGCGAGTACGTCTTCCCACCCTACGACGCCTCCCAGCTCCGCGAGATCATGACCGCGCGTCGCGACGCGTTCAAACAGGGCGTGCTCGACGACGGGGTCATCCCGCGGGCGGCCGCGCTGGCGGCACGCGAGCACGGTGACGCCCGGAAGGCCATCGACATGCTCCGGTACGCGGGCGAGATCGCCCAGTCGAAGGGCGCGGAGACTGTCCAGGAGGGGTACGTGACCGAGGCGCGCGAGCGTGCCGAGACGGACCGCTTCCGCGAACTCATCCGCGGGTCCACCCCACACTCGCGATACGTGTTGCAGGCGCTGACCGTCCTCTCGCTGAACGAACCCGACGAGGGCGGCTTCCGGACGACGCGTATCTACGACATGTACGAGCAGATCTGCCGCCAGGCCGGCACGTCGGCGCTGTCCCTGCGTCGGGTCCGGGACCTCCTGAAGGAGCACGCCTTCCTCGACATCATCGAGCAGTCGCGCCACAGCGGCGGAAGTGCGGAGGGCAGTTACACCGAGCACCAGTTGCTGGAGGACCCCGAGGTCCTGCGGAAGGTGCTGACGGAGACCGAAGACGAGGAGTAA
- a CDS encoding class I SAM-dependent methyltransferase, with the protein MTDDHPLFAALYDPLTKPAETVFAPHREWLAKDLSGHVLDVGTGTGAMFPYYAAARNSAHQTPDDTSAGDRPSLTVSAVEPDRHMRRRAVTRAEEAGLDVTIYDAGAESIPLADDSVDVAVVSLVLCTVDDLDASIDELARVLRPGGELRILEHVHAGGVTGSVQSAVTPAWKRVAAGCHLDRESGDRLLADDRFETLEFERLDSSFPLVTPLVRGRFRRKRDRDASTGLDALASELRAAVDTLLPTG; encoded by the coding sequence ATGACCGACGACCACCCGCTGTTCGCGGCGCTCTACGACCCGCTGACGAAGCCGGCGGAAACGGTGTTCGCGCCGCACCGTGAATGGCTCGCGAAGGACCTCTCCGGACACGTCCTCGACGTCGGAACCGGGACGGGTGCGATGTTCCCGTACTACGCGGCGGCCCGAAACTCGGCCCACCAGACTCCAGACGACACTTCGGCCGGGGACCGCCCGTCGCTCACCGTCTCGGCGGTCGAACCGGACCGCCACATGCGCCGGCGCGCCGTGACACGCGCCGAGGAGGCGGGACTGGACGTGACCATCTACGACGCGGGTGCCGAGTCGATTCCGCTCGCGGACGACTCGGTCGACGTCGCCGTGGTCTCCCTCGTCCTCTGCACCGTCGACGACCTCGACGCGAGTATCGACGAACTCGCGCGGGTCCTCAGACCGGGCGGCGAGTTGCGGATTCTCGAACACGTCCACGCTGGCGGTGTCACGGGTTCCGTCCAGTCGGCGGTCACACCGGCGTGGAAGCGGGTCGCCGCGGGCTGTCACCTCGACCGCGAGAGCGGCGACCGGCTCCTGGCCGACGACCGCTTCGAGACCCTCGAGTTCGAGCGCCTCGATTCCTCGTTCCCGCTGGTCACCCCACTCGTCAGGGGCCGGTTCAGGCGCAAGCGGGACCGGGACGCTTCCACCGGGCTCGATGCCCTCGCAAGCGAACTCCGTGCCGCCGTCGATACCCTCTTGCCGACGGGGTGA